One Xiphophorus maculatus strain JP 163 A chromosome 10, X_maculatus-5.0-male, whole genome shotgun sequence genomic region harbors:
- the lcmt1 gene encoding leucine carboxyl methyltransferase 1 isoform X1 translates to MAARQPFADADTADEAVRATCDDATTCKRFATSKGYWKDSSLQYFVRNVGERKAPEINRGYYARVQGVNLLLDAFLKKTQGHCQVINLGAGLDTTFWRLQEENLLPRKLFEVDFPTVVARKIHHIKTKPPLSKPIIDVHSTDSLLLESHVLDSDRFCIIGADLRDVPGLDEKLRRFQLDPELPTLLLSECVLVYMTPSQSSSLVHWAAQTFHTAMFINYEQVNMSDRFGQVMIENLQRRRCALAGVELCQSLDSQKERFLRAGWDQANALDMMAVYSVLPQDDVARIERLEFLDEKELLQQLLQHYCICWATKDRLNLGETRHRLHVCRSWPSEGQRSRSGCQRQQGKRTL, encoded by the exons ATGGCCGCCCGGCAACCCTTCGCGGATGCGGACACTGCGGATGAAGCGGTCCGGGCCACCTGCGACGATGCGACCACCTGTAAAAG GTTTGCCACCAGTAAAGGCTACTGGAAGGACTCCAGCCTCCAGTACTTTGTGAGGAACGTTGGAGAGAGGAAGGCGCCCGAGATCAACAGAG GGTACTATGCCCGGGTTCAGGGGGTCAACCTGCTGCTGGATGCCTTCCTAAAGAAAACCCAAGGTCACTGCCAGGTGATCAACCTGGGCGCCGGCCTGGACACAACCTTCTGGAGGCTGCAG gagGAAAACCTGTTGCCACGGAAGTTGTTTGAAGTTGACTTTCCGACTGTTGTGGCTCGGAAAATCCACCACATAAA GACAAAACCCCCTCTGTCCAAACCCATCATCGATGTTCACTCCACCGACTCCTTACTGCTGG AGTCTCATGTTCTGGACTCGGACCGGTTCTGCATCATCGGAGCCGACCTCAGAGACGTTCCCGGCCTGGACGAGAAGCTGAGGCGGTTCCAGCTGGACCCAGA GTTGCCCACGCTGCTGCTGTCAGAATGCGTCCTGGTCTACATGACCCCCTCCCAGTCGTCCAGCCTCGTCCACTGGGCCGCTCAGACGTTCCACACCGCCATGTTCATAAACTACGAACAG GTGAACATGAGCGACCGCTTTGGTCAGGTGATGATCGAGAACCTGCAGAGGCGGCGCTGCGCGCTGGCCGGAGTGGAGCTGTGCCAGTCCCTGGACTCCCAG aAGGAGCGTTTCCTGAGGGCCGGCTGGGATCAGGCCAACGCTCTGGACATGATGGCGGTCTACAGCGTCCTCCCTCAGGACGACGTGGCCAG AATCGAGCGTTTGGAGTTCCTGGATGAGAAGGAGCTTCTGCAGCAGCTGTTGCAGCACTACTGCATCTGCTGGGCCACCAAGGACCGGCTCAACCTGGGTGAGACCCGCCACAGGCTGCAT GTCTGTCGCAGCTGGCCTTctgagggtcagaggtcacggtCGGGTTGCCAGAGGCAGCAGGGGAAGAGGACGCTCTGA
- the lcmt1 gene encoding leucine carboxyl methyltransferase 1 isoform X2, which yields MAARQPFADADTADEAVRATCDDATTCKRFATSKGYWKDSSLQYFVRNVGERKAPEINRGYYARVQGVNLLLDAFLKKTQGHCQVINLGAGLDTTFWRLQEENLLPRKLFEVDFPTVVARKIHHIKTKPPLSKPIIDVHSTDSLLLESHVLDSDRFCIIGADLRDVPGLDEKLRRFQLDPELPTLLLSECVLVYMTPSQSSSLVHWAAQTFHTAMFINYEQVNMSDRFGQVMIENLQRRRCALAGVELCQSLDSQKERFLRAGWDQANALDMMAVYSVLPQDDVARIERLEFLDEKELLQQLLQHYCICWATKDRLNLGLSQLAF from the exons ATGGCCGCCCGGCAACCCTTCGCGGATGCGGACACTGCGGATGAAGCGGTCCGGGCCACCTGCGACGATGCGACCACCTGTAAAAG GTTTGCCACCAGTAAAGGCTACTGGAAGGACTCCAGCCTCCAGTACTTTGTGAGGAACGTTGGAGAGAGGAAGGCGCCCGAGATCAACAGAG GGTACTATGCCCGGGTTCAGGGGGTCAACCTGCTGCTGGATGCCTTCCTAAAGAAAACCCAAGGTCACTGCCAGGTGATCAACCTGGGCGCCGGCCTGGACACAACCTTCTGGAGGCTGCAG gagGAAAACCTGTTGCCACGGAAGTTGTTTGAAGTTGACTTTCCGACTGTTGTGGCTCGGAAAATCCACCACATAAA GACAAAACCCCCTCTGTCCAAACCCATCATCGATGTTCACTCCACCGACTCCTTACTGCTGG AGTCTCATGTTCTGGACTCGGACCGGTTCTGCATCATCGGAGCCGACCTCAGAGACGTTCCCGGCCTGGACGAGAAGCTGAGGCGGTTCCAGCTGGACCCAGA GTTGCCCACGCTGCTGCTGTCAGAATGCGTCCTGGTCTACATGACCCCCTCCCAGTCGTCCAGCCTCGTCCACTGGGCCGCTCAGACGTTCCACACCGCCATGTTCATAAACTACGAACAG GTGAACATGAGCGACCGCTTTGGTCAGGTGATGATCGAGAACCTGCAGAGGCGGCGCTGCGCGCTGGCCGGAGTGGAGCTGTGCCAGTCCCTGGACTCCCAG aAGGAGCGTTTCCTGAGGGCCGGCTGGGATCAGGCCAACGCTCTGGACATGATGGCGGTCTACAGCGTCCTCCCTCAGGACGACGTGGCCAG AATCGAGCGTTTGGAGTTCCTGGATGAGAAGGAGCTTCTGCAGCAGCTGTTGCAGCACTACTGCATCTGCTGGGCCACCAAGGACCGGCTCAACCTGG GTCTGTCGCAGCTGGCCTTctga
- the aqp8 gene encoding aquaporin-8: protein MEKLEMEAPDSSLMDKPKKPISRTLNKYERIFQPCLAEVLGTMFFVFVGCVSVIENLPAAGRLQPALVHGLALVVLVAVMDKISGSHFNPSFTVAVCLCGGMELAMVAPYLVSQLVGGVLGAGMAKLMTSPERFSNASGAAFDLLRSESQLYRALFGEVAMTCLVTLVVLMVAVNSRTKTPFGPFLVGSTIMFNILAGADISGACMNPARAFGPALVTNHWTYHWVYWVGPITGGAVAAALVRLVLGDQKLRIFLKS from the exons ATGGAGAAACTGGAGATGGAGGCTCCAGACTCTTCCCTCATGGATAAACCCAAGAAGCCGATCTCCAGGACGCTCAACAAGTACGAGCGGATTTTCCAGCCCTGCCTGGCGGAGGTCCTGGGCACCATGTTCTTTGTCTTCGTTGGCTGCGTGTCCGTCATCGAGAACTTGCCCGCAGCGGGGCGGCTGCAGCCGGCTCTGGTGCACGGCCTGGCGTTGGTGGTTCTGGTGGCCGTCATGGACAAAATCAG CGGCTCCCATTTCAACCCTTCCTTCACTGTGGCCGTCTGCCTGTGTGGCGGCATGGAGCTGGCGATGGTGGCGCCGTACCTGGTCAGCCAGCTGGTCGGAGGAGTCCTGGGGGCGGGCATGGCTAAG CTGATGACCAGCCCAGAGCGCTTCAGCAACGCCAGCGGGGCGGCCTTTGACCTCCTGAGGTCAGAGAGCCAGCTGTACCGGGCGCTCTTCGGAGAGGTGGCCATGACCTGCCTGGTGACCCTGGTGGTGCTGATGGTGGCGGTCAACAGCCGGACCAAAACGCCCTTCGGCCCGTTTCTGGTGGGAAGCACCATCATGTTCAACATCCTGGCAGG AGCTGATATTTCAGGAGCTTGTATGAATCCGGCCCGAGCGTTCGGTCCGGCCCTGGTCACCAACCACTGGACCTACCACTGGGTTTACTGGGTGGGGCCCATTACAGGCGGGGCGGTGGCCGCTGCTCTGGTCAG GCTCGTCCTGGGAGATCAGAAGTTACGAATCTTCTTGAAGTCATAA
- the LOC102231383 gene encoding hemoglobin subunit alpha-1-like: MSLTEKDKAAVKALWAKIAKGADAIGAEALARMLAVYPQTKTYFSHWPDLSAGSGPVTKHGKKIMAGVGLAVAKMDDLSGGLLELSELHAFQLRVDPANFKILAQCLQVVIATMFPNDFTPEAHVALDKFLSNVALALSEKYR, encoded by the exons ATGAGTCTGACGGAGAAGGACAAGGCTGCGGTGAAGGCGCTGTGGGCCAAAATCGCCAAGGGGGCGGACGCCATCGGGGCGGAAGCTCTGGCCAG GATGCTGGCTGTGTACCCCCAAACCAAGACCTACTTCTCCCACTGGCCGGACCTGAGCGCCGGTTCCGGTCCCGTCACGAAGCACGGGAAGAAGATCATGGCTGGAGTCGGGCTGGCGGTGGCCAAGATGGACGACCTGTCCGGCGGCCTGCTGGAGCTCAGCGAGCTGCACGCCTTCCAGCTCAGGGTGGACCCGGCCAACTTCAAG ATCCTGGCGCAGTGCCTGCAGGTGGTGATCGCCACCATGTTCCCCAACGACTTCACCCCGGAGGCTCACGTCGCCCTGGACAAGTTCCTGTCCAACGTGGCCCTGGCCCTGTCCGAGAAATACCGCTGA